A part of Oncorhynchus clarkii lewisi isolate Uvic-CL-2024 chromosome 17, UVic_Ocla_1.0, whole genome shotgun sequence genomic DNA contains:
- the LOC139369776 gene encoding probable G-protein coupled receptor 25: MTATGFLGNLFVITVMGSRGKRGGRLVDTFVVNLALADLVFVLTLPLWAVSSSQEGHWPFGNLLCKLSSYIVAVNRFSNIFFLTCMSVDRYLAVVGLMDSRFLRSSQCVRLNCAVVWLLSLALGTPSLVYRSMYTPNGKLFCLEDEESSFFLGLSLTMVFLTFALPVLIIILCYGSILAHLRQHCVSAGNPRAEARRRHSLKMVFTIIVAFVVSWLPFNIFKTILIGFRLSRADLSIETQSVLSQGLTLSCCLAFLNSCINPAIYLFLDHHFRGQAENQFLSCVGKLGLHQGYASSTDFYNGTSESCGTTASRTRLQPLDQNV; this comes from the exons ATGACAGCAACAG GCTTCCTGGGCAACCTCTTTGTGATCACAGTCATGGGCAGCCGGGGGAAGAGAGGTGGCCGTCTGGTGGATACGTTTGTGGTTAACCTGGCACTTGCGGACCTGGTGTTTGTCCTCACCCTCCCTCTGTGGGCCGTCTCGTCCAGTCAGGAGGGACACTGGCCTTTCGGCAACCTTCTCTGCAAGCTGAGCAGCTACATTGTTGCCGTCAACCGCTTCTCCAACATCTTCTTCCTGACCTGCATGAGCGTGGACCGCTACCTGGCCGTGGTGGGACTCATGGACTCCCGCTTTCTCCGCAGCAGCCAGTGTGTGCGTCTCAACTGCGCTGTGGTCTGGCTGCTGTCCCTGGCTCTAGGTACCCCCTCCCTGGTGTACCGTAGCATGTATACTCCCAACGGCAAACTCTTCTGTCTGGAGGATGAAGAGTCATCCTTCTTCCTGGGTCTGAGCCTGACCATGGTCTTCCTGACCTTCGCTCTGCCGGTGCTCATCATCATCCTCTGCTACGGTTCTATCCTGGCCCACCTGCGCCAACACTGCGTTTCTGCTGGCAACCCTCGCGCAGAAGCCCGACGCCGCCACTCTCTCAAGATGGTCTTCACCATAATCGTGGCCTTTGTGGTGTCTTGGCTTCCCTTCAACATCTTCAAGACCATCCTCATTGGTTTCAGGCTGTCTAGGGCCGATCTGAGCATTGAGACACAGTCTGTCTTGAGTCAGGGCCTCACCCTCTCCTGCTGCTTGGCCTTCCTCAACAGCTGCATAAACCCAGCCATCTACCTGTTCCTGGACCACCACTTCAGAGGGCAGGCGGAGAACCAGTTCCTGAGCTGCGTGGGAAAGCTTGGGCTACACCAAGGCTATGCCTCGTCCACTGACTTCTACAACGGTACCTCAGAGAGCTGCGGCACAACAGCCTCCAGAACTCGTCTCCAGCCACTTGACCAGAATGTCTGA
- the LOC139370972 gene encoding olfactomedin-like protein 3A, which yields MRVFLILVTLTCLANAQHQALMDYLERRLLAIEDRISLWHEQTNRYATELREFKQQMVAQIETLDKDKETLRTDLDSVGTRVDRVEREMDYLETQNGAQPCVDVDDKLVEQQVTVVKEKNKVKYAKATDCRDMISSIKAMKILKRVGGPKGMWTKDVGSSSGKVYIFNGTDEDTIYEFGSIRDFTISQGTSMAKTVKLPSPWRGSGHTVYNNHAYYLKEGKELRLIKYNLQNGSVADSAVFPVQDHVPVYSLTPETVIDLAADEEGLWAIYATKETERHISLAKMDANTLDIEQMWDTPCPRENAEAAFIICGTVYVVYNTALPSRSRVQCVFDVSDMVTNDDAPLVYFPKRYGSHSSLKYNPLEQLIYAWDDGYQILYKLAMKKKLEV from the exons ATGAGGGTTTTTCTCATCCTTGTCACTTTGACCTGCCTGGCTAACGCCCAGCATCAAGCCCTGATGGACTACCTGGAGCGGCGTCTGCTAGCCATTGAG GACCGTATCTCGCTATGGCACGAGCAGACGAACCGCTACGCCACAGAGCTGCGGGAGTTCAAGCAGCAGATGGTTGCCCAGATTGAGACCCTTGACAAGGACAAGGAGACGCTGAGGACGGATCTAGACAGTGTGGGGACGCGCGTGGACCGCGTGGAGCGCGAGATGGACTACCTGGAGACACAGAATGGGGCGCAGCCCTGCGTGGACGTGGACGACAAGCTGGTGGAGCAGCAGGTGACTGTGGTGAAGGAGAAGAACAAGGTCAAGTACGCCAAGGCCACAG ACTGCAGGGACATGATCTCTAGCATCAAAGCCATGAAGATTTTGAAGCGAGTTGGAGGCCCAAAGGGCATGTGGACCAAAGATGTGGGCAGTAGTTCGGGCAAAGTCTACATCTTCAACGGCACAGACGAGGACACCATCTATGAGTTTGGCTCCATCCGGGACTTCACCATCTCCCAAGGCACGTCCATGGCCAAGACCGTGAAGCTTCCGTCTCCTTGGCGAGGCAGCGGCCACACTGTCTACAACAACCACGCCTACTACTTGAAGGAAGGCAAAGAGCTTCGGCTGATCAAGTACAACCTGCAGAATGGCTCGGTGGCAGACAGCGCTGTGTTCCCCGTCCAGGACCATGTCCCCGTGTACAGCCTGACTCCGGAGACGGTCATTGACCTGGCCGCAGATGAGGAGGGCCTCTGGGCCATCTATGCCACCAAGGAGACTGAGAGGCACATCTCACTGGCCAAGATGGATGCCAACACGCTGGACATCGAGCAGATGTGGGACACGCCGTGCCCGCGAGAGAACGCAGAGGCCGCCTTCATCATCTGCGGCACGGTGTATGTGGTCTACAACACCGCGCTGCCCAGCCGCTCACGCGTCCAGTGCGTCTTTGACGTCAGTGATATGGTAACCAATGACGATGCACCTCTAGTGTACTTTCCCAAGCGCTACGGCTCTCACTCCAGCCTCAAGTACAACCCGCTGGAGCAGCTGATCTATGCCTGGGATGACGGCTACCAGATCCTCTACAAACTGGCCATGAAGAAGAAACTGGAGGTATGA